The genomic region GCGCCCCGGTCGGCGGTCCCACCTGAGCGTCCGAGGCGGGATCTTTGCCGTTGAACAGCGCCAGTTCCAGGCACTTGGTTGAGTTGAGCCACCCCGACACCGCGTGCGGATTGGCCCGTCCGGGAATGGTTAATTCAATGCACCCGATCGGGGCGTAGTCGCGGGCGTCTTCAGGCGCGATGCCGCGTTCACTCAGCGCCGGAATGAAACACGCATCATTGAAGACGAAGGGAATGCCGCCGCCCTGGGCGATCAGTTCGGCGGACCGTTGCACAAACAATGCGGGCGATTTGTCGTGCAGCCGAATCGAAAGATCGCGAATGACCCCCAGGTTGCGCGTGGCATCGAGAATGATATAACTCAGGTCATTGACCGCATCGTCGCCGGCGCGGGTCACGCCGCCCAGCGTGATGGCCTGCACATCGTAGTCGAGGTACAGCCGGCAGCCGAGTTCTTCCATCCATTCCACGGCACCGGCCCGGTCGAGCCGCCCGGCCGCGATATCGGCGGCATAGTAGGGGTGCAGAATCTGGTCGAGCCGCCCCAGGGAGTTGGCGTTGATCCCATCCTCGCCGCAGGTCAGGATATGCGCCAGCCAGAGCGCTTGGACGGCTTCCGCAAAGGTGCGGGCACCCTCGGCCGGAACGCGAGAACAACGCTCGGCAATCCGTTCCAGACGGGCTTTTTCTTCGGGTGTCTCCGCCACGTTGGCCAGACGTTGCGCCGCCTCGGCGTAGCGCTGCCCCAGGAGAATACCCGCGTCGCAAATGTCCAGCGCCGCCAGCCAGAAATTCTCCGACTGCGGGTAACCCGCCGCCGCGCGGTCCGCCGCCGCCATGGCCTGCTCGACCTCTCGCCGGACGCCACGGAACCCGATGCGCATCACCTTGGCGTAGTCGCGGATCGAATGGTTTTCCATCCATCCGCCCGCCCAGAATACGGAGCATGTACTGTTATCGTTCCAAAAACCCTTGCCGTTCAGGGACTCCGGATCCGGCGTGCCCACGGTACACTGCGGCGGATTCTGCCAGTGGTTCAGACAATCGCGTACCTTGACGACCTCCGTGTCGGCGATACCGAGTTGTCGGAGGCATTCCACATGCTCGGCATTGTGCGGGTCTGGGGTCTTCCATTGGAGATGGGCTGTCGGGAGGTGTTGTCCGGCCAAGAACCAGTCCGGCTCGATCTCGATATTGGCCAGTTTCACAAGTTCCCGCAGGTAAGCCGCCCGGATTTGGACGCGCGACTTTCCGTTTCCCGACGCAAAAAAAAGCGCGACTGCGCGCACAAAGGGGTTCACGTGTTTGGGAAAGGAACCCCGTCGTTGCATGATGCCCGCTTTTAATCGCTCGATGCGGGGCGAGCGTGACGTGACGACATCTGGTTTCATACTCATGGCCTCTATTTCAGATCGAGCGTCCGGTAAATATCCCGTGTGGCCGCCGATTTATTCAATGTGTAAAAATGAATGCCTGCCACATCGTGATCGATCAGATCCCGAACTTGTTCGGTGGCCCAATGGACGCCAAAACGGGCCACGGCATCGTCATGGGAGGATCGCAAAACCGCGCGGAGAAGCTTGGCTGGAATGTGCGAGCGTGGCGAAAGCTCGGCCATGCGCTTCATGCCGGCCAGTGTTTGTATGGGCATAATACCCGCCAAGATAGGTTGTGTGATGCCGGCGATCTCGCACCGTTCTCGAAAGTCATAGAAATCGCGGTTGTCAAAGAAAAGCTGGGTGCAGATATAATCGGCGCCCGCATCCATTTTTTCTTTTAAAAAATCAATTTCGACCAGGCGATTGGCCGAAGCGGGATGCCCCTCGGGAAAACCGGCAACACCAATTCCCATGGATGGGTGGCGGGCGCGAATAAAGCGGACCAAGTCCGCTGCATGAGCAAAGCCATTGGCGGATGGCTTCCAGTCGGGCTGGCCTTGGGGGGGATCGCCATGGAGCGCCAAAATGTTTTCGATGCCGTTTGCGGCATACCGGTCGAGAATGGCGGCGATTTCGTCCCGCGAGGCGCCCACGCAGGTCAGATGGGAGACGACGGTCAGGCGTGTCTCTTTTTGAATCCGCACAACCATGTCGTGGGTGAGCTCGCGTGTCGATCCGCCGGCCCCATACGTGATGCTCACGTAGGAGGGTTGCAGGGGAACGAGATCGGCGATCGTATGGAAGAGCTGCTCAGAGGCGCTGGCATTCTTGGGGGGAAAGAACTCAAAGCTGAAAACCGGCTTGCGCGATTCAAGAATGTTTTTGATATGCATGGGTCGTGATCAGAAAATGCGCGTTAAAACGGCTCGGCCCACAGGGGGCGAGCGCATGCCCAACACACGCCCTCGCCTCCACGCGACGAACGGGAGTATAACAGAATCGGTGGGTAACCGTCAAGGTTCCCTCTAATCCGCCCAGCAATTCTAATTCTAATTATGGAGGTGAAACCATCGGGGTCGGCGTCGGTGTCGGTATCGGTATCGATAAACAACCGGGGTTCGACCCCGATACCGACCCCGACCCCGATGACCCAATCGCCTCATAATTGGAATTGCTGGAGGATTGCTGTGCGAATCTTGTCAGCCCGGATGGTCTGTGATATCTTACCTTCCCAACACAGAAAGAGTGTGACCGGCATGCTGGAGAGAACCATTTTGCGGGATCGGCATGAGCGCCTGGGCGCCCGTTTGATCAATTTCGGAGGGTGGGAGCTCCCGGTTCAATATGACGGCATCTTGGCTGAGCATCAGCGTGTCCGCCAGCATGTCGGGATGTTCGACACGGGGCATATGGGTGCGTTCCTGGTGAGCGGCCGTGAATCGTTGGATTTTCTCTCTCGTATGCTGACTCAGGATGTGCGTGCGATGGCGGACGGGCGCTGCCGCTATGGGTTTCTGTTGCGCGAGAACGGCGGGGTGCTGGACGATCTGATCGTCTACCGGTTTTCGTCCACAGCATGGATGGTGGTGGTCAATGCCGGACCGGCCAAGGACGACCTGGCTTGGCTCGCGCGGTTTTGTCCGATCTCCGGTGTGGCGTTGACCGATCTGCGCGGCGTGCAGAGCAAACTCGATGTACAAGGACCGGAGAGTCGCCTCGCGATGGAACGGGCGATGGGGCTCGATCTTTCCGGTCTGGGGTATTTTCAGTTTAGGCGCACGGAGTCCGGCGCGCTTGTCAGCCGCACGGGCTATACCGGCGACCTGGGGTATGAGATCTATGCGTCGCCGCAGGCGATTGCCGGGCTTTGGGATCGTTTGCGGGCCGAAGGGGTCAAGCCGGCCGGACTGGGCGCACGCGACACGCTGCGGCTGGAGGCCGGGCTGCCGCTGTACGGGCATGAATTGACGACGGAGGTCTCGCCGGTTGAAGCCGGAATGATGCGATATGCGGGGAAAACCGAGCCGTTTATGGGACGCGATGCGCTGCGTGCGCGGCAGGCCGATCCGGGGAGACCGCGCCTGGTCGCGTTTCAGATTGCAGGACGCCAATCCGCGCGGCAGGACAACCGGGTTCTGGATACCGCCGGGCACGAGGCCGGGCGGGTGACCAGCGGCTCGTTCTCGCCGTCTCTGGAGTGCGCGATCGGGTTTGCCTATGTGCGGCAGGAGATGACCCCGATCGGCACCGAATTGGGTGTGGATACCGGCCGGCAGGTGCTGGCAGCACGGGTGACAACCGCGCCTTTCTGGAAGCGCGCCTCAGACGATCACACACACGAGAAAACGGGAGATGAACACCATGGATCCGAAAACATTACGGTATACGCGGGATCATGAATGGGTGGCGCTGGTCGGTTCGGAGGCGACAATCGGCATCACCGAGCATGCCGAGCGGGCCTTGGGGGATATCACCTACATCGAGTTGCCCAAACGCGGCACACGGCTTGTCGCCGGCCGGTCGCTGGGCGTGGTGGAGTCGGTGAAGGCGGCCAGCGATATCTTGGCGCCCGTTGGCGGCGTCGTTTCCGAGGTCAACACCGCGCTCGTCAAAACGCCCGAAGTGCTCAACCAGGACGCCTACGGCGCCGGTTGGATCTGCAAACTGACCGATGTGGACGCCGCCCAGGCGCACGCCTTGATGAATTCGGAGCAGTACGCCGCCTTCTGCCAACAGGAACCCTAAGATGAGCTTTGTCGCGAATACGCCCGCCCAGTGCGCCGAGATGCTGGCCACGATCGGTGTACCCGACATCTCGGCGCTGTTTGACGACATTCCGCCCCGCTTCCGTGTGAAGCACGTGGACATGCCCGAGGGGTTGAGCGAGGCGGAGGTCTATGACCGCCTGCATCGCCTCTCGCATCGCAATGCCCACGAACTGACCTGCTTCCTCGGAGGCGGCTTCTACGATCACTTCATCCCGGCGGCGGTCGATTCGCTCTGCAGCCGGGGGGAGTTCTTTACGGCGTACACTCCGTACCAGCCCGAAGCGTCGCAAGGAACGCTCCAGGCGATCTTCGAATATCAGAGCGCGATTTGCCGGCTCACGCGCATGGAGGTGGCCAACGCCTCGCTCTACGACGGCGGCACGGCGCTGGTCGAGGCGGCGCTGATGGCGCTGCGGATCACCGGTCGCACCCGCATCGTGCTCGACAGCGGCGTGAGCCCCATCTACCGCCACATGATGCGCGGGTATACGCGCAATCTATCGATCGACTTGGACGAGATTGAGGTGGCGCATGGGCAGGCCGACCGCGCCCGCCTCGGGGCGGCGCTGGGGGAGCACACGGCCGCCGTGATCCTGCAGAATCCAAACTTCTTTGGCGCGGTGGACGACTTCAGTGATATCGCGGCCCAGGCTCATGCCAAGGGGTGCCTAGTGATCGTGTCGGTCTATCCGCTGGCGCTCGGCCTCTTGAAAGCCCCGGGTGAGATGGGCGCGGACATCGTGACGGGCGAGGGGCAGTCGCTCGGGCTCCCGCTTTCGTTCGGCGGTCCGTATCTGGGGTTCATGGCCACGCGAATGGCGCACGTGCGCAAAATGCCCGGCAGGCTGGCGGGCGAAACGGTCGACCGCCTCGGGCGCACCGGGTATGTGCTGACGCTCCAGGCGCGCGAGCAGCATATCCGGCGCGAAAAAGCCACGTCGAACGTCTGTTCCAACGAGGCGCTCTGCGCCCTGCGGTCGCTGGTGTACCTCTCGGTCATGGGGAAGCAGGGATTGCGCGACGTGGCGTGGCTCTGCGCCAAAAAGGCGGAGTATGCCAAACAGCGCCTCTCCGCCATTCCCGGCGTGTCGGTCAAGCGGAGCGCGGCGACCTTCAACGAATTCACCCTCGAGTTGCCGATCGATGCCTCGGATGCCGTGGCGCGCCTGGTGGACCGGGGGATTGCCGCCGGCTTCCCGCTGGGACGCTACTACGAGGGGATGTCGAATTACCTGCTGGTCGCAGTGACCGAGAAACGGACACGCGCCGAGATCGGCCATCTGGCCGAGGCGCTGGAGAGTGTGCTGTGAGCGAACTGATCTTCACCCAATCCATGCCGGGACGTCGCGGCTGCACCCTCCCCAAGCTGACGCCGGCCGAGGAGGCCTGTCACCTGCGCATCCCCGAACGGTATCGCGCCACGCAGCCGCCGGAACTCCCGGAGGTCAGCGAGCTCGACGTCGTCCGGCACTTCACGAACCTGTCGCGCCTGAATTTCAGCGTCGATTCGCACCTCTACCCGCTCGGGTCGTGCACGATGAAGTACAATCCGCGCATCTGCGAAAAGATCGCCGCGCTCGACGGTTTTGCGGGAATTCACCCCTTGCTGCCGCAGCTTCGCGGGGGCGGCATGCTGACGCAAGGCGCGCTGGAAGTGCTCTATGAGACCGAGCGGCTGCTGACGGAGATCTGCGGCATGGGCGCCTTCAGCCTGCAGCCGATGGCCGGCGCGCATGGCGAACTGACCGGCATCATGCTGATCGCCGCGTATCACCGCGCCCACGGCAACCGGCGCTCCACCGTGATCGTGCCCGACTCGTCCCACGGCACCAACCCCGCGAGCGCCGCGATGGCAGGCTACGAGGTGGTGACCGTCCCCAGCGGGCCGGATGGCTGCATGGATCTCGAGGCGTTCAAAGCGGTGCTGAACGACGACGTCGCGGCGGTGATGATGACCTGCCCGAACACCCTCGGGCTGTTCGAAAAGCAGATTCACGAGATCGCCGATCTGGCGCATGCGCACGATGCGTTGCTCTACTACGATGGCGCGAATCTCAACGCGCTGCTCGGGCACTGCCGTCCGGGAGACCTCGGCTTTGACGTGGTGCATGTCAACCTGCACAAAACCTTTGCGACGCCGCACGGCGGCGGCGGTCCCGGCGCGGGACCGGTGGGGGTGGTCCCGCGGCTCGCCCCGTATCTGCCCGTCAGCCAGGTGGTCAAACGGAGCGACGGCACGTTTGCCCTGGACTACGACTGTCCCAAGTCGATCGGCTATATCGCCCCGTTTTACGGCAACTTCGGGGTGGTGCTCAGGGCCTATGCCTATCTGCTGCTGCTGGGGCGCAACGGGCTCACCGAGGTTGCGGATCACGCGGTGCTGAACGCGAACTACGTGCGCGCGCGGTTGAAGCCCTATTATGATCTTCCGTATGACCGCACCGTGATGCACGAGTGCGTGTTCAGCGCGTTGCGTCAGTGCGCAAAAGGAGTGCATGCGATCGATATTGCCAAAGCGCTGATTGATGAAGGGTTTCATCCGCCGACGGTTTACTTCCCGCTCACGGTCAAAGAGGCCCTGATGATCGAGCCGACCGAAACCGAGTCGAAGGAGGCGATCGACCGGTTTATCGAGGCGATGATCCGCGTGGCGCGTCTGGCCGAGGCCGATCCTGCGGCGTTTGCCGAGATGCCGCAGTCGACGCCCGTATCGCGCCTGGACGAGACGCGGGCGGTCAAGGCGATGCGGTTTGGCGTCTGACGGGTTCGGGGTCTGCCAGAACGTCGCCGGGGATAGAGAATGAGTAACGCCGCGCTTCAGGCCTCGTGGGCTTCAGAATCCAGAAAGATGTCGACCGGAGCCGCCGCATACGGCTGTGCCGGTTTGCCCGGCACCTGAATGGCCTGAACCGGACAGTACCCGATGCAGCGCTGACACGACTCGCAGGTGTCGGCCCAGACCGGGCCGTCCGCCATGCGAATGGCGCCGGCCGGGCAGAGCGTCGCGCACAGGCCGCAGCGGGTGCAGCGCGTCCGATCAACGGCCAGCGGAAACATCCGCTTGAAGAACCGCCAGGGGCGGGATGTGCGCGATAGCGCAACCAGACCCGACGACCACACTCCATAGCCGGCCGGCCACCGCGCCTGCCCGGCGAGCAGCGCCCGGCCAAAATCGGCGACCGTGTCACGCATGCGTGCGACGCGGCGTGCATTGGCCCCCACCGGGATCGTTCGGTTGCCATAGTTGCCCGGCATCACACAGCATACCGCGCCTACCGTCCGATAGCCTTTCGCCCGCAAAAAGCGTCCCAGCGGACCCGAGAGCCCGCCCGAGGCTCCCCCCATGGTCACGAGCACCACCACGCCGCGCCCGTCACCCGGCGGCAGGGCCTCCATAAACCGCCAGACGATCGCGTGACTTAAACGCGCGACACCCAAGCGGTCGAACAAACGGGGAACACAGGAGACAGGGAAATAATAGCCCGCCCGCCAGTAGCCAGTGTTGCACTGGCTACTGGCTGGCGGGCCTGTTGCAACAAACACGTGTGTTGATTATCGCAGAAACAGGCACAAAAGTCTATCTTTTAGGCGCACAAGATTTGCATCTTTCGAGTACTTCAAGCACTCCAGGCTGCCGCCGGGACTGCGATTATTGGGCTGGCGCGGCGGGGACAGCGAGGCCGGCGGCGATGCGTTGGCGGACCGCCTCGAAGAGGAGGATGGTGGTTGCGGCGGCGACGTTGAGCGAGTCGGCCCGGCCGAGCATGGGGATGCGCACGCGCAGGTCGGCGGCGTCGAGCCACAGTCGGGAGAGTCCGTACTGCTCCGCGCCAACGACGACGGCGACGCGGCCGGTGAGGGTGGCGTTCATGTGCAGGATGTCGGTGTGTGGCGTCGCGGCGAGGATGGAGAAGCCGTGGTGGCGGAGATAGGCGAGCGCCTCGGCGCTATCGGCCTCGACCAGCGGCATCGAGAAGAGGATGCCGGTCGAGGCGCGGACCACGTTTGGATTGTAAATGTCGGTGCAGCGGTCGCAGACGATTACCGCGCTCACCCCCGCCGCATCGGCCGTGCGCAGGATGGTGCCCAGATTCCCCGGCTTCTCGATGGCTTCGGCCACCACAACCAGGGCGTTCTCCGGAAGGACCAGATCGGCCAGCGAGCGGCGGATCTGCGGTCCGACGGCCAGCAGACCGTCCGGCCGTTCGCGATAGGCGATTTTAGCGAACACCGGCGCCGTGCACGAGATGATCTCGCAGGTGCCCGTGCGGCAGCGGTCGATCAGCGCTGGCTCGTTTTCGTTTTTCAGAAAGAGCTCCTCGCAGAAGAAGAGCTGCGTCGGAGCATACCCCGCGTCCAGCGCCCGCGTGATGTCGCGGTAGCTTTCGGTCAGCATCAGCCCCAGCCCGTCGCGATGCGAGCGCTGGCGGAGTTTGACGACCGTTTTGATCTTGGGATTGGCCAGACTGGTGATGTGGAGGTGGTTCGGGATCATGCGTCCTCGGGATGGATGGCGGGATCAATGGCCGACGATTCAGGTTACCATTTTTGCACGCATCCGATCAAGCGTTGCAATCACGGCTTGCGCCGGAGGGGGTGATTAGCCTACAATTCGCTCATGGAAAAGACGCTGGTCATCATCCCCACGTATGACGAGAAGGATAATGTCGGGCCGATCTCGCGGGCGGTCTTCGGCGCCCTTCCCGACGCCCACGTGCTGTTCGTGGACGATAATTCGCCGGATGGCACGGGCGCTCTGATTGATGCGCTTGTTGCTGCCGACGCGCGCGTGCATGTGCTGCACCGGCCGGGCAAGCAGGGTCTCGGGCGCGCCTACATCGCCGGTTTCAAGTGGGCGCTGGAAAGCGGGTTTGAGCGGATTGTGGAGATGGATGCCGATTTTTCACACGATCCGGCCGTTCTGCCGAAATTGATTGCCGCCACGGACGCGGCTGATCTGGCGATCGGCTCGCGTTATATCGGCGGCATCCGCGTGATGAACTGGCCGCTGAGCCGACTGCTCCTCAGCACCTTCGCGGGCTATTACGTGCGGCTGGTCACAGGGCTGCCCGTCTGCGATCCGACGGGCGGCTTCAAATGCTTCCGCCGGTGCGTGCTGGAGGCGCTCGACCTTGACCGCGTCACCTCCAACGGCTACTCGTTCCAGATCGAAATGAACCATGGCGCGTGGATGGGCGGGTTCCGGGTCAAGGAGATCCCGATCGTGTTTGAAGATCGACGGGCGGGCTATTCCAAGATGAATACCGGCATTGCTGGCGAGGCGTTCCTGATGGTGTTGAAGCTGGCGTGGCGGAGCGGCTTCCGCCGCTGGCCGAAAAGACAGGTCGCGTGACAATGGGCGGCCTCATCGCACAACGGGGGTGGTGTCCGCTCGCGCTGGTGCGGGCGATGCGGCCCGCGCAGTGGACCAAGAACGGCGTGGTGTTGGCGGCCTATTTTTTCGCTCGATGGGATCCGAGTCAACAGGCGCGTGCGGCGGGTTGGGGGGCACTGGCGGTGGCGTTGGCGGCGGCGGCGGCCTTCTGTGCGGTATCGAGCGCGGTTTATCTGATCAACGACATCCACGACCGGGAGGCGGATCGCGCGCATCCCCAGAAGCGATCCCGTCCGCTGGCCTCGGGCGCGCTGGCGGTGGCGCCGGCGGCCATTGCGGCGGCGGCGCTCGCAGCGGTCGGCGTGTCGGCGGGATTTGCCGTCACGGCCAGCCTCGGCGAGACGCTCCTCGCCTATCTGGGCCTGCAGGCGCTCTACACCTACGGGTTGCGGCAGGTGGCGCTGGTTGATGCGTTCATCATCGCGATCGGGTTTGTGATCCGGGCCGTGGCCGGAGCCGTGGCGCTCGACGTGCGCATTTCGCCGTGGCTGCTCCTCTGCGCCTTCCTGCTGGCGCTGTTTCTGGCGCTGTGCAAGCGGCGGCATGAGAAGGTGCGCTCGGGACCAGACGAGGCCCCGACGCGGGAAGCGCTCGACGGCTACGACGCCCGCGCGCTCGATCAGGCGATTGCAGTGGTCAGCGCGGCGACCGTTGTGAGTTATGCGCTCTACACCCTTTCGGAGGAGACGGTCGAGCGCTTTGGCACCAACCGCCTCGGACTGACCATTCCCTTCGTGTTGTTCGGCATCCTGCGCTACCTCGATCTGGTTTACCGAAAGGGCGGCGGGGAGCGTCCGGAGCGGGTGCTCCTCACCGACCGGGTGCTGATGGTGACCATCCTGCTGTACGGGCTGACGGCATTGACGGTGTTTCAACTGGCAAACGGAGGCGCGTGATGGCGGACCTGCGAACGAAAAAAGAGCTGAAGGGGATCACGAAGCTGGGCAGCGGTAAGACGGTCTATCCCGGTCGGTATGATGCGGGGTTGCTGGAGACGTTTGCCAACAAGCATCCGGATCGCGACTATTGGGTGACCTTTACCTGCCCCGAGTTCACGACGCTCTGCCCCATGACCGGTCAGCCCGATTTCGGGACGATCACCATTCAATATGTGCCGGGCCAGCGGCTGGTCGAGAGCAAGTCGCTCAAACTCTACCTCTTTGGCTTTCGCAACCACGGCGGATTTCACGAGGACTGCGTGAACATCATCCTGAACGACCTCCTAATCGCGATGGCCCCCCCGTACATCGAGGTGGCGGGTCGCTTCCGGCCGCGCGGGGGCATCACCATAGATCCGTACTGCAATTACGGCCGGCCGGGAACGAAATACGCCGATCTGGCCGACGCCCGCTTCCGCACCCACAACCTCCACCACGACCGGGGCTGTTCGCCATGAGCGCGGGGATCAACGAGGCGGCGGTGGTCGTCTTCTCGGGCGGGCAGGACAGCACGACCTGCCTGGCTCAGGCGGTGAGTGATTACGGCCGGGGGCGGGTGGCCTGCATCACGTTCAGCTACGGGCAGCGGCACGGGCAGGAGGTGGCGGTCGCGCAAAAGATCGCCGCCGATTTCGGCGTGGCCGCGCATCAGCATCGGATCGTGGATCTCGCCTGGTACGGCCAGATCACATCGAGCGCACTGCTTGATCCAGCCGCAGCCATGTTGCAGAATCCAGCCGCGTCGTGTCCGAACACCGTGGTGGACGGCCGCAACATG from Lentisphaerota bacterium harbors:
- a CDS encoding RNA methyltransferase; its protein translation is MIPNHLHITSLANPKIKTVVKLRQRSHRDGLGLMLTESYRDITRALDAGYAPTQLFFCEELFLKNENEPALIDRCRTGTCEIISCTAPVFAKIAYRERPDGLLAVGPQIRRSLADLVLPENALVVVAEAIEKPGNLGTILRTADAAGVSAVIVCDRCTDIYNPNVVRASTGILFSMPLVEADSAEALAYLRHHGFSILAATPHTDILHMNATLTGRVAVVVGAEQYGLSRLWLDAADLRVRIPMLGRADSLNVAAATTILLFEAVRQRIAAGLAVPAAPAQ
- a CDS encoding glycine dehydrogenase subunit 2, producing MPGRRGCTLPKLTPAEEACHLRIPERYRATQPPELPEVSELDVVRHFTNLSRLNFSVDSHLYPLGSCTMKYNPRICEKIAALDGFAGIHPLLPQLRGGGMLTQGALEVLYETERLLTEICGMGAFSLQPMAGAHGELTGIMLIAAYHRAHGNRRSTVIVPDSSHGTNPASAAMAGYEVVTVPSGPDGCMDLEAFKAVLNDDVAAVMMTCPNTLGLFEKQIHEIADLAHAHDALLYYDGANLNALLGHCRPGDLGFDVVHVNLHKTFATPHGGGGPGAGPVGVVPRLAPYLPVSQVVKRSDGTFALDYDCPKSIGYIAPFYGNFGVVLRAYAYLLLLGRNGLTEVADHAVLNANYVRARLKPYYDLPYDRTVMHECVFSALRQCAKGVHAIDIAKALIDEGFHPPTVYFPLTVKEALMIEPTETESKEAIDRFIEAMIRVARLAEADPAAFAEMPQSTPVSRLDETRAVKAMRFGV
- a CDS encoding aminomethyl-transferring glycine dehydrogenase subunit GcvPA, with amino-acid sequence MSFVANTPAQCAEMLATIGVPDISALFDDIPPRFRVKHVDMPEGLSEAEVYDRLHRLSHRNAHELTCFLGGGFYDHFIPAAVDSLCSRGEFFTAYTPYQPEASQGTLQAIFEYQSAICRLTRMEVANASLYDGGTALVEAALMALRITGRTRIVLDSGVSPIYRHMMRGYTRNLSIDLDEIEVAHGQADRARLGAALGEHTAAVILQNPNFFGAVDDFSDIAAQAHAKGCLVIVSVYPLALGLLKAPGEMGADIVTGEGQSLGLPLSFGGPYLGFMATRMAHVRKMPGRLAGETVDRLGRTGYVLTLQAREQHIRREKATSNVCSNEALCALRSLVYLSVMGKQGLRDVAWLCAKKAEYAKQRLSAIPGVSVKRSAATFNEFTLELPIDASDAVARLVDRGIAAGFPLGRYYEGMSNYLLVAVTEKRTRAEIGHLAEALESVL
- a CDS encoding decaprenyl-phosphate phosphoribosyltransferase, translated to MGGLIAQRGWCPLALVRAMRPAQWTKNGVVLAAYFFARWDPSQQARAAGWGALAVALAAAAAFCAVSSAVYLINDIHDREADRAHPQKRSRPLASGALAVAPAAIAAAALAAVGVSAGFAVTASLGETLLAYLGLQALYTYGLRQVALVDAFIIAIGFVIRAVAGAVALDVRISPWLLLCAFLLALFLALCKRRHEKVRSGPDEAPTREALDGYDARALDQAIAVVSAATVVSYALYTLSEETVERFGTNRLGLTIPFVLFGILRYLDLVYRKGGGERPERVLLTDRVLMVTILLYGLTALTVFQLANGGA
- the gcvH gene encoding glycine cleavage system protein GcvH: MNTMDPKTLRYTRDHEWVALVGSEATIGITEHAERALGDITYIELPKRGTRLVAGRSLGVVESVKAASDILAPVGGVVSEVNTALVKTPEVLNQDAYGAGWICKLTDVDAAQAHALMNSEQYAAFCQQEP
- a CDS encoding polyprenol monophosphomannose synthase, with translation MEKTLVIIPTYDEKDNVGPISRAVFGALPDAHVLFVDDNSPDGTGALIDALVAADARVHVLHRPGKQGLGRAYIAGFKWALESGFERIVEMDADFSHDPAVLPKLIAATDAADLAIGSRYIGGIRVMNWPLSRLLLSTFAGYYVRLVTGLPVCDPTGGFKCFRRCVLEALDLDRVTSNGYSFQIEMNHGAWMGGFRVKEIPIVFEDRRAGYSKMNTGIAGEAFLMVLKLAWRSGFRRWPKRQVA
- the gcvT gene encoding glycine cleavage system aminomethyltransferase GcvT, with amino-acid sequence MEVKPSGSASVSVSVSINNRGSTPIPTPTPMTQSPHNWNCWRIAVRILSARMVCDILPSQHRKSVTGMLERTILRDRHERLGARLINFGGWELPVQYDGILAEHQRVRQHVGMFDTGHMGAFLVSGRESLDFLSRMLTQDVRAMADGRCRYGFLLRENGGVLDDLIVYRFSSTAWMVVVNAGPAKDDLAWLARFCPISGVALTDLRGVQSKLDVQGPESRLAMERAMGLDLSGLGYFQFRRTESGALVSRTGYTGDLGYEIYASPQAIAGLWDRLRAEGVKPAGLGARDTLRLEAGLPLYGHELTTEVSPVEAGMMRYAGKTEPFMGRDALRARQADPGRPRLVAFQIAGRQSARQDNRVLDTAGHEAGRVTSGSFSPSLECAIGFAYVRQEMTPIGTELGVDTGRQVLAARVTTAPFWKRASDDHTHEKTGDEHHGSENITVYAGS
- the metF gene encoding methylenetetrahydrofolate reductase [NAD(P)H] produces the protein MHIKNILESRKPVFSFEFFPPKNASASEQLFHTIADLVPLQPSYVSITYGAGGSTRELTHDMVVRIQKETRLTVVSHLTCVGASRDEIAAILDRYAANGIENILALHGDPPQGQPDWKPSANGFAHAADLVRFIRARHPSMGIGVAGFPEGHPASANRLVEIDFLKEKMDAGADYICTQLFFDNRDFYDFRERCEIAGITQPILAGIMPIQTLAGMKRMAELSPRSHIPAKLLRAVLRSSHDDAVARFGVHWATEQVRDLIDHDVAGIHFYTLNKSAATRDIYRTLDLK
- the queF gene encoding NADPH-dependent 7-cyano-7-deazaguanine reductase QueF, whose protein sequence is MADLRTKKELKGITKLGSGKTVYPGRYDAGLLETFANKHPDRDYWVTFTCPEFTTLCPMTGQPDFGTITIQYVPGQRLVESKSLKLYLFGFRNHGGFHEDCVNIILNDLLIAMAPPYIEVAGRFRPRGGITIDPYCNYGRPGTKYADLADARFRTHNLHHDRGCSP